Part of the Variovorax paradoxus B4 genome, GTCGCGCTGTGGCCGACGGGCAAGATGCCGCTGTTGGTGGACCGGCTTCGGCCCGTGCCCGAATCGAGCATCATCATCGAGTATCTCCAGCGACATCATGCAGGCCCGGGCCGCACGCTCATCCCGGAGGATCCGGACGCTGCGCTCGAGGTGCGCTTGTGGGACCGGCTTTTCGACCTGCACGTGATGACGCCGATGCAAGCGCTGACCGACGACCTTCTGCGGCCGGAAGGTGAACACGACGCTCGCGGGGTGGCCAGGGCGCGAGATGGCTTGTCATCGGCCTACGCCTTTATCGACCGTCATGTTGAGGGGCGGACCTGGGTTGCCGGCGACGCATTCAGCATGGCCGACTGCGCCGCAGCACCAGCCTTGTTCTATGCCGTGACCTACGTGCCGTTATCACCGCAGCATGTTCACCTGGCCGCCTACTTCGAGCGGTTGATGGATCATTCGTCGGTGGCGACCACCATCGACCAGGCACGCCCTTACTTCAAGTTTTACCCTGGGCGTGCGGGCCTGTCCCGACGCTTCTTCGATCCGGCGAGCGTCTGAGATGCGGGCGATCGCCGATCCCGCCCGCCTCGACCGCATGTTCTTTGCGCTGGCCGACGCGTACCGCCGCGGCATGCTCGATCGCCTGAGCCGAGGACCGGCTTCGGTGTCCGAGCTGGCCGAATCGCTTGGCATTGCGCTGCCTTCGGCAGTCAAGCACCTGGCCGTGTTGGTGGAAGGCGGGTTCGTCGCCTCCCGCAAAAGCGGCCGCGTGCGCACCTACACGGCCGAGCCCAAGGCGCTCGATGCCATGGAAGCATGGGTCGCAAAGCGCAAGACGCTGCTCAACGCGCAGTTCGACCAGCTCGATGCCTACCTGGCCGAGCAGAAAGGCAAGGCCACCTCATGAAGCACATCCCCAGCACGCACACCGACTTCGTCATCGAACGCGAGTTCGATGCTGCGCCCGAGACGGTATTCCATGCCTGGTCCGACCCCCAGGCAAAGCGCCGCTGGTCCGACTGCCACGCCGAGCACACCACCGAATACAGCCTGGACTTCCGGCCGCTCGGGCATGAGATGCATCAGGTCGCCTATCCCGACGGGCGCATCCAGCAGATCGAGAAGGTGTTCTTCGACATCGAGCCCTCGCGGCGCATCGTCTTCGCCTATGACATCCGGCTCGACGCACGCCGCCTGTCGGTCTCACTCGTGACCGTCGAATTCTTTGCCCACAAGCGCGGCACGCGCATGGTCTACAAGGAGCAGCTCACGTACCTGAACGGGCATGAAGACCGCGCCGAGCGCATTCGTGGAACCGAAGAAGGCCTGGACCGGCTTCGGTTGCAAATAGCGCGACTCTAGAACTTGTGCGTGGTTGACAACGCAAGTGTTGGCAGGATTTATCTACACGGGCGCGGCCCGTTGCTAGGTTCGAGGGCGCAGCGCCCAGCGCTTGGCTGCGGTGCCCGAAGCCTTGATGATCAGCCTCTACTTGCAAGTCTTCCGCTTCGCTTCGCGCTGAAGAATACGTCGGCTCGCTAGCGCTCGAGCCCTCGACGAGAGCCACCGTATCGACAAGAAAGGTCCGGATGATTGGGGTGTAGAGGCGCGTGCGGTCTCGGGCGGGTGGGTGAGCTTGGACGATCTCTCCCGGCCGTGTCGCTTGAACTCCGAGCGGTGCCCATGACGCCAACCTACGATAACCAAAGGCACGTAAACACCCTATTGCCGTCGACTGATCGGGCGTGCGATGCCTCACTTGAGCTTTAAATTGGGCAATGCTCGAGCCAGGCCACCGAGGTGCGGTGCGCACGTAGGCCGTGCCTGGGAAGGGGGTCATCCAAATCGTCTCGACAGGCGAAGACCGAGATCGAACTCCTCGCTGCCTGTCGGGACAACGCTGACGAAGCCGCTGAGGATGCGGTCTTGGACGCGATTCTTTTAGCTTGTGACAAGCCCGCCTTTGAGCGTGAAGATGCGCGAGCCCTCGCGATCATGGAGCGGAGATGCCTGCTGCCACCTGGGCGATGCCTGTGAACAGGCTGCAACGAAGAAAGGAGGGTCAGAAAGCATGACCCGATTGCGCCAACCATCCCCAAACCAGCGACAACGACCACAGCGCTGGCGCGGGGGCTACGCGCTGGGCGGCGCCTGCACTGGCGCGGCAGGCAAGCTCCGCGCATGCGCCTTCAGGCAGGCAATGAAGTCCATGAGCGTGGCCGAGACGTGTTCGCGGTTCCACACCACGGTGATGGGGCCGAAGCGGATGTTCGAATCAATGGCGATCTTCCGGAACAGCCCCAGCGAGGCCATGTAGTCCGCCATGGATTCCGCACACACGCCGACATAGTCGCCCTTTTGCAGCAGGGCCTGCATCATGGCCAGCGAGGCGGTTTCTGCCTTGGGCACCAGCCACGATGCCTGTTGCTCGATGAGATAGGCATCCATCTGGATGCGAGTGAGCGTGCCAAGGGGCGGCATCACCCATTTCTCCCGCAGTACGTCGGCAAAGCCCAGCGGCTGGTCGCTGTCCCAGTGCTTGCTGCCCTGGCCGATGACGATGCTCACCTGGTCGTCGAAGAGCACGTGATGCGCCAGCTGCGGCTGGTGCGCCCTTGCATCCAGAACGCCGATCACGGCGTCCATGGCACGCGTGTCCAGGCCCTTGAGCAGGTCGTCGAACAGCCCGTCGTGAATGGACACGGCCACATCGGCATGGCGCTGCTGGAACGCGGTCACGGCTTCGGGCAGGCCGCCGGCGATGCCCGCCCAGACGCTGCCCACGTTCAGACGCGGCACGCGTCCCGCGGCCGCCGCATGCATCTCGCGGCCGGTGCGGACGACATCTCCCAGCACGGTGATGGCCAGCCGCTTGAGCAGATGCCCCGCAGGCGTCAGCTGCACCTTGCGCCCACGCACCATCAGCGGCGTGCCCGCCACGCGTTCCAGTTCTGCCAGCCAGTGCGACATGGCAGATTGCGTCATGTGCAGCCGCGCCGCCGCCTCGGTCAGCGTGCCCACCTCGTCCAGAACCAGAAAGGATTCCAGATGCCGGACCTTGATGCCCCGCGCCCAGGAGAGGCCTTCTGAACGTTCAATCATGAGTAAATCTTCATATATCCATTTTGCATTTTCACTAGGTGGATAGCAGGGTTGTCATGAAAATTACTTCATCTTTTTGTGTCAGACCCTCAGAGGAATCCCTGTGCCTAAAGCAATCACGAACGTCTACAAGATCCTGATGGGCGTCGCGGTCGCGGCCGCCACGGCC contains:
- a CDS encoding glutathione S-transferase family protein translates to MNALTLHYHPLSSYCHKVLIAIDALGIEVERRLLNLGDPEARASHVALWPTGKMPLLVDRLRPVPESSIIIEYLQRHHAGPGRTLIPEDPDAALEVRLWDRLFDLHVMTPMQALTDDLLRPEGEHDARGVARARDGLSSAYAFIDRHVEGRTWVAGDAFSMADCAAAPALFYAVTYVPLSPQHVHLAAYFERLMDHSSVATTIDQARPYFKFYPGRAGLSRRFFDPASV
- a CDS encoding SRPBCC family protein; its protein translation is MKHIPSTHTDFVIEREFDAAPETVFHAWSDPQAKRRWSDCHAEHTTEYSLDFRPLGHEMHQVAYPDGRIQQIEKVFFDIEPSRRIVFAYDIRLDARRLSVSLVTVEFFAHKRGTRMVYKEQLTYLNGHEDRAERIRGTEEGLDRLRLQIARL
- a CDS encoding ArsR/SmtB family transcription factor, which produces MRAIADPARLDRMFFALADAYRRGMLDRLSRGPASVSELAESLGIALPSAVKHLAVLVEGGFVASRKSGRVRTYTAEPKALDAMEAWVAKRKTLLNAQFDQLDAYLAEQKGKATS
- a CDS encoding LysR family transcriptional regulator translates to MIERSEGLSWARGIKVRHLESFLVLDEVGTLTEAAARLHMTQSAMSHWLAELERVAGTPLMVRGRKVQLTPAGHLLKRLAITVLGDVVRTGREMHAAAAGRVPRLNVGSVWAGIAGGLPEAVTAFQQRHADVAVSIHDGLFDDLLKGLDTRAMDAVIGVLDARAHQPQLAHHVLFDDQVSIVIGQGSKHWDSDQPLGFADVLREKWVMPPLGTLTRIQMDAYLIEQQASWLVPKAETASLAMMQALLQKGDYVGVCAESMADYMASLGLFRKIAIDSNIRFGPITVVWNREHVSATLMDFIACLKAHARSLPAAPVQAPPSA